A window of Chromohalobacter canadensis genomic DNA:
ACCCTGAATCCCACCGACTATTTTGCGCTTACGGTTCACCCCCGCGCCTGCGGGGAACGGATCCGCAAACCCTACCGGATCATGTTTCGAGACGGTTCATCCCTGCGCCTGCGGGGAACGGCTCATTGGAGGCATTGCCATCGCGCAGGACTACGCCATGGAAGAGCACATGCTGGCGATCACCTGCCGCTGCGCGCTCGCCCAATACGTGTTGCGCGAATACGGCATCAATCATCGCCACGTGGAAGGCGATCCCCGTGCCCAGCAAATCGAACTCGGCAATCGCGAAGCCCTACGCCAGTGGCTTTATTGATTCGGGAGACTTCCTAGATTCGAGAGACTTCCTATAAGCGTGAGCAAGCAGTCCTTCACCTCCCGATCACCCCGTCGCGTGCAGTGGTGTCACCTGGGCGCGAGGCAGCTGCGATGCTTGCCACAGTTCATACTTGAGCTGCATCTCCAGCCACATCTCTGCGCTGGTACCCAGGGCTTGCTCGAGGCGTAACGCCATATCCGCCGAGATGCCGGCGCTGCCATTGAGAATCCGAGATAGCGTAGCGCGCGTTACACCCAGTCGCTTGGCGGCCTCGGTAATAGAGAGATCGCCAATGTACTCGCGCAAGACGGCGCCAGGGTGCGCAGGATTATGCATACGCTTCATGCGACGACCTCCTAGTGGTAATCCTGATAATCAACCAAAATGGCGTCCTCACCCTCGAAAGTGAAGGTGAGGCGCCAGTTCCCGTTGACGATGATAGCCCAGTGCCCTTTCAGGCTTCGGGACAAGGGGTGCAGCCTCCAACCCGGCGCATTCATGTCATCAGGGCCTGTCGCGCTATCCAGCGCAGTTAGCTGTATTTGCAGCTTGGTTGCGTGCTTTGCCTGAATGCCAGCAGTGGAGCCGGTTTCAAAGAACTTGCGCAGACCTTTGTGTCGGAAGCTCTTGATCATTCGTATAGTGTATAGACTCGGTATACGAAAAACAAAGGATCGTACTCGGTAACCGCACGCCCAGACGATTCGCAGCCTTTGGTATTACTAGTCCCTCTCGCGCAAAAACCCCCGGCCGCATCGCGACCGGGGGCTCAAGCTTTTTAAGAGACCGGTCGCGCATAACGGCCGACCGAGCCCACCTTATGAAGGTGGCTGTTCCGGGCTGTCGGGCATGTTGATGTTGCCCGGCTCGATCCGGTTGAGGTGCAGGAACTGCATGTGCAGTTCGTACTGGTCGAGGATGTCGCCGATCACCTGATCGCGGGTGTAGCCCATCAGGTCGTAACCCTGGCTACCCTCGAGCAGATAAACCTCCAGCCGGTAGTAGCGCGAGTCGGCATGCGGGGCGTGCATCGCGAATCCAGGCGTCGAGAAGCCCTGACTCCAGATCTGGTAGGTGAAGTTCTGCTCGTCCTCGAAGTCGACGTTGAGCGACATGTAGTCGTCGCCATTCTGCACGCCTTCATTAATTTCGACGAATACGCCTTGCTCCTGCAACGAATCGCGTACGGCTTCCATGGCCGGCTTACAGGTTTCGTCCATGAAGCGCCGCGCCTGCTTCTTGCCAGGAAAGCTCATGGCGCGCCGGAGACGCTGCTGCCAGTTGCGGGTATCGCGTTCTCCACCGCCACCGGTACGCCCGGAAAGTTGGCCGGCCAGGCTCAGACGCCGGCTGTCTTCCTTGAAGGCCTCGAGCTTCAGTGCTTTGAGCAGTCCTGCCATCATGAAGAACAGCACGACCGAGAACGGCAAGCCGGTGATCACCACCGCACTCTGCAGCGTCGTTAGTCCCCCAGCGAGTATCAGCGACAGGGTCAGCACACCGATCACCGCCGACCACAGAATGCGCATCCAAATCGGCGCGTCGCTGTTGACGTTCTTGAGCTTCGAGGTGAAGTTCGAGAGTACCAGCGCCCCGGAGTCCCCGGAGGTAATAAAGAACACGATCGCCAGAATACTCACCGCCGCAGTAGTCAGGATTGGCAGCGGATACGATTCGAGGAACAAGTAGATCCCCGCAGGCGGATTGTTCATCACTTGCTCGCCGAACTCGCTGGCGCCGTTCATCGCCATGTCGATGGCACTGTTACCCAGCAACGACATCCACAGGAACATGAAGATGATCGGCAGCGTCATGGTACCGAGCACGAAGGTGCGGATGGTACGGCCACGCGAGATACGCGCCAGGAACAGCCCGACGAACGGACCCCAGGCAATCCACCAAGCCCAGAAGAACAGCGTCCAGCCGTTCAGCCAGCCGGTCGGCCGGTCGAAGGCATAGGTATTGAACGACAGGCTGACGAAGTTGGTCAGGTAGTCGCCGATGTTCATCACCAGCGCATTGAGCAGGAAGATCGTCTTGCCGGCGAACAGCACGAACAGCAGCAGCAATACCGCGAGCAGGATGTTGAACTCGGAAAGGCGGCGGATGCCACGCTCCACCCCGGTCACCGCGGAGATGGTCGCGAACAGCACGATGCCCAGTACCAGCACCACCTGGGTCCAGGTGCCTTTTGGGATGCCGAACATATAGTCCAGCCCGAAGTTGAGCTGGATGACCCCGATCCCAAGGCTAGCGGCAATGCCGAAGACCGTGCCCATCACGGCGGCGGTATCGACCACGTGGCCGATCATGCCGTAGATCCTGTTACCGAAGATCGGGTAGAGCGCGCTGCGGATGGTCAGCGGCAGGTTGTGCCGGTAGCTGAAGAAGGCCAGCGCCATGCCCACCAGGGTATAGATTCCCCAGCCGGAAAGCCCCCAGTGCAGGAAGGTCAACTCCATGGCGTGACGCGCCGCGGCGACCTGATCCTCGGGCGCGTTAGGCGCGTTGTAGAACTGCGTCAGCGGCTCGGCCAGCGCGAAGAAGATCACCCCGATGCCGATCCCCGCAGAGAACAGCATCGCCGACCACGAGAAGATATTGAAGTCGGGTCGTGAGTGTTCAGGCCCTAGGTGTCGGGTCCCGTGTGATTGACTACCCGCTTGGTAAATAACTCAGGACGCTTGGTCTGCCATTCCTTCATCATCGCAATCGGTGATTGATGGTGCAGCGCCTTCTGCGGGATGTGGTGATTGTACAGCCAGGTGTAGCGTTTGAGCGTCTGCTCCAGGTCCTCGCCTGAGGTATAGCGCCGAGTCGCCAGCACATCGCTGATACGGCCGTTGAAGCGCTCCACCATGCCGTTTGTCTGCGGTCTTCCCGGCTTGATCAGACGGTGCTCGATACCAAGGGCCTGGCACTCTTGGTCAAACGGGTGATTCCCGCTGGGCTTGCGCTCCCCCGCCCGCGTGAAGCGATCGGTGAATGACTTGCCGTTGTCGGTCAGTACCGTCTGGACCTGGAAGGGAGCCTTCTCCTCCACCCGCTTCATGAACGCCCGCGCATCCTTCGCGGACTGGCTGCGTCTCACCTCCAGATGGACCCAGCGCGTGGCGCGAT
This region includes:
- a CDS encoding HigA family addiction module antitoxin, yielding MKRMHNPAHPGAVLREYIGDLSITEAAKRLGVTRATLSRILNGSAGISADMALRLEQALGTSAEMWLEMQLKYELWQASQLPRAQVTPLHATG
- a CDS encoding type II toxin-antitoxin system RelE/ParE family toxin encodes the protein MIKSFRHKGLRKFFETGSTAGIQAKHATKLQIQLTALDSATGPDDMNAPGWRLHPLSRSLKGHWAIIVNGNWRLTFTFEGEDAILVDYQDYH